GGCACGATCTGCATGATCGGCTGGCCGGCCTGCACCACACCGCCAAGGGTGTGATAGGCGAGCTGGTGGACGTAGCCGGTCTGCGGCGCGCGGATGTCGATGCGTTTCAACTGGTCTTCGGCCGCGATGCGCCGCTCGACCAGTTCGCCAATCTTGCCCTGCACTTCGCGCAGGTCGGTTGAGACCTCGCGCCTGAGCTCCTGGTCGATCTGGATGATCTGCAGTTCGGCCTCGGCGATGCGGCCTTCGGCGCGGGCGCGCTCGGCGACGAACTGGCCAACCTCGCCGGCAAGCCGCGCCGCCTCGCGCTCCAGTTCCACCATGCGGGTGCGCGGCACCAGGTTGCGCCGGAACAGGCCACCGACATCGACCAGCTCGCGCTGGATCAGCTCGACCTGCTTGCGCCTTGCGGCTTCCTGCGACTGCAGGCCAAGGATCTCCTCGCGGATCTGGGCAATGCGTTCGGCCAATTGTTTGCGCTGGCCGTCGCGGGCGGCCAGGCGCGCCGAGAACAGCCGCCCCTCGCCTTCGAAGGCCCTGACCACGTCGAGATCGTCGGCGACCGGCCGCAGCTCGTCCGGCAGGGCGAAGGCGAGGCCGTCGCGTTCGGCCTCGAGCCGGCCGCGGCGCGAATAGGATTCGTTCAGCTGCTTGACCACCACCGCGAGATTGGCGCGGGTGACGGTGTCGTCGAGGCGGATGACGAGGTCGCCTTCCCTCACCCGCGAGCCGTCGCGCACCCGGATCTCGCCAATGACGCCGCCGGTCGGGTGCTGCACGGTCTTGACGTTGGAATCGACCACGACCGTGCCGGCCGAAACCACCGCGCCGGCGAGCGGCACGGTGGCGGCGAGAATGCCGCTGCCGCCGACCATGACGGTGACCAGCAGCAGGCCGAACCGGACGAGATGGCGGATCGACAGGTCCTGTTCGGCGGCCTCCGAGGCCTTGGCCGGATTGGCGCCGGCATCGGGCAAGGCGATGGGTGCGGGACCAGTCATGGCGACCTCGTTCCCTTCGCCGGGGCGAGCACCTTGTTCAGCACCTCGTCCTTCGGCCCGAAGGCAGCGACGCGGCCATCCTTCATGACAGCGACCATGTCGACCGCCGTGATGGCGCTCGGCCGGTGCGCCACCACGATGGCAATGCCGCCGCTGTCGCGGATATGGCGGATCGCCTGGGTGACCGCCGCCTCGCCCTCGGCATCGAGATTGGCATTGGGTTCGTCGAGCACCACCAGAAAGGGATTGCCGTAGAGCGCACGGGCGAGCGCCACACGCTGGCGCTGGCCGCCTGAGAGCGCAATGCCGCCCTCGCCAATGCGCGTCTCATAGCCGGCCGGGAGCTTGCGGATGACATCGTCGGCGCCGGTGGCACGGGCCGCCTCGACGATCGCCTGCGGATCGGCATCGGGCTGGAAGCGGGCGATATTCTCGGCGACCGTGCCGTCGAACAGACCGATATCCTGGGCGAGATAACCGATGAAGCCGCCACGCGCATCGGCGCTCCATTGCGAGAGCTCGGCGCCGTCGAGCCGGAGCGAACCACGCAGTGGCAGCCAGGAACCGGTGAGCACACGCGCCAGCGTCGACTTGCCCGAGGCCGAGGGTCCGATAATGCCGAGCGCCTGGCCGGCCAGCAGCGAGAAAGAAATGCCCTGGATGATCGGCTCTTGCGCGCCGGGGGCTGCGGCAAAGACCTGATCCACCGTCAGCATGCGTTTCGGCGCCGGCAGCGCCATGGGTTCGGCCCCATCGCCGAGTGCGGCCATGGTCTTGCGCAGCCGCGCCAGGGCCTGGCGTGCCGCCACGAACCCTTTCCAATGGGCCACCGCCAGCTCGATCGGCGCCAGCGCCCGGCCCATCAGGATCGAGGCGGCGATCATCACGCCGCCGGAGACCTGGCCTAAAATGACCAGATAGGCACCGAGGCCAAGCATGGCCGACTGCATGAACATGCGGAAGATGCGCGAGACCGCGCCGTAAGTGGTGACGACGTCGGAGGCGGCCTCATTGGCCTCCAGGAACCGGCCATTGGTCGTCTGGTAGCGGCGGACCAGCGCCTTCTGCATGCCCATGGCGACAATGGTCTCGGCATTACGCTTGACGCCCTCGGCAATGCCGCTGCGCGCCGCCGCCTCGCGCGAGACGATCGCGGTCGGCTCCTTGGTCGCCCGGTCGGTGAGCAGCGTGACGGCCAGCAGCACGACGCAGGCGACCAGCGCGGTCAGGCCGATCCAGACATGCAGCAGGAAACACAGCAAGAGGAAGATCGGCACCCAGGGCAGGTCGAAAAAGGTCGTCGGCCCGAGGCCCGACATGAAGCCCCTGACGGCGTCGAGATCGCGCCCCGGTTGCAAGGCGTCCTGGCGCAGGCCGGCGCGCACCGGGATCAGCACCATCAGGTCGAAGATGCGCGGCGCCAGGCGCCGGTCGATCGCCGCCCCGATGCGGGTCAAGATGCGCTGCCTGACGACGTCGAGCAGCCCCTGGACCAGGAAAACGACGAGCAGCATGGCGGTCAGCCCGACCAGGGTCGGCACGCTGCGGCTCGCCAGAACCCGGTCATAGACCTGCAACATGTAGATGGAGCCGGCGAGCATGATCACGTTCATGACGCCGGAAAACAGGCCGACCCAGACGAGCGAACCGCGGTATCCAGCGAGAACCTCGCCCAGGGGATCACGCGGCGAAGCCGGGTTTGGAAGACTACGCATGATGCCCTGTCTGCTCGACACGCGGATATTGGTCGCGGGTCACTGGGATTTTCGTAACGCTCTGCCTGACAAAGGTCGAGTGCGGTTGCGGAGAACAGCCATACGGCCGCTGGTTGCTTCGACGTTCGCCGGCCCGCGGCCCTATGCGCGCGCCCTTCGAAGACGGCCGGCTCGCCGAAGCCTTCCACCCCTCCGGCCGCCGCAATGAACAGGATGCTGCGAATCTCGCTTCAGCCTCGTTCGCCTTGCGAGCCCGGGCCGACGCCGTCCCCATCTGTCGACGTTACCGAAAACCCAATGGCTATGTCATGATATTGTCGAGCGTGATTGTCGTTGCGACGACATTTTGAAGCCTCACAGCCGTTACCCAGTCCTGATTGGGGGTGGGATTGCTGTCGATCTGAACCAGCGTGTCCGCACCTGATTGTAAGAATTTGACGACGCCGTCGTGCAGGCCATCGGCACCAGCATAGCCGGTGGCAGCCAGAAGGCCGTGCAACTGCAGGACGTCACCGCCAGCGCCGACTTGAAAATCCGTAATGGCCTTACCGGTTTCGTTCAACGCATTGAAGACGAAGATATCGGAGCCAGCTCCGCCAGTCATGATGTCGCCGCCAGAGCTAAAGCTCCAGACAGCTGTCTTGCCGCTCGTATCGGCCCAAAGAAGGTCCGAGACCTTATCTCCATTGAGATCACTGACGCTCTGGAGTCTCCATGTGTTGTCCAGCTGCGAGGCGAGCGCGTCAAATTTGGCAATCTGACTACCGTTCATCTCCCAGATCTGAACGGCATTGGAAGTGCTGACCCAGACGAGATCGTCCTTCCCATCGCGATTGAAGTCGCCGGCGCCCGCCAAGCGCCATTCGGCTCCCATCCGGCCGAAATTCGCTGAGAAGCCGGACAGGTGCGAGCCGTTCATGGACCACATGGCCACTGTGCCGCCGGTGTCTTGCCAAACGAGGTCGTCGCGGCCGTCGCCGTTGAAATCCCCTATCGCTGCGACATGCCACTCCGCACCCATATAGCCGTCCGGCGTCGTAAAGCTCGTCAAGGTCAAGCCGTTCATGAACCAGATGGAACATGTGTCGGAGCGCCAGAAAAGGTCGGATTTTCCGTCACCGTTGAAGTCGCCGATACCGGCAATCTTCCATTCCGCTCCCATTTGACCCGCCGGAACTCCAAACGATTGAATTGTCGCGCCATTCATCTGCCAGATCGCGACCTGGCCTGCCGTCGTCCAGGCAATGTCAGCCTTGCCGTCGCCGTTGAAATCGCCGGTGCCGACAACAGTCCATTCCGGCCCCATGTGTCCGTCGACGTAATTGAACTGCGACAGCGCTCCGCTGCCGAACGTCCAGAGCGCCACGTTGCCGCCACTCGTCCAGGCCAGGTCCGCGACGCCGTCACCACCAAAGTCGGCGGAACCGACGATCGTCCATTCAGCGCCCATCTGGCCCTGCTGCGCTGGCTTGCCGGCAAGGGACAAACCGGAACTATTGGCTCCGCCGATAAGAATATCGTTGCCGGCTCCGCCGCTTAAAATGTCGTTGCCGCCGCCACCGTTGATCATATTGGCGGCATCGTCGCCGCTCAAGATATCGTCGAAATCCGAACCCCGCAGTACCTCGATCGAATTGAACGTATCCCCGAAGGCGTCACCGGTATTCAATGCGGGATTTAGCAGCGAGACGACCAGCCCAATCAGCGAATTCGAATAGGAGGCAGTGTCGTTGCCGGCACCGCCGTCGATGACATCGGCCCCCGCCCCGCCGTCCAGGACGTCGTTGCCGTTACCGCCGCGCAGAATGTCCGCGCCGGCGCCGCCCAAGATCGCATCGTCGCCGTCGAGGCCTTCGAGCAGATTGGCATTGCCGTCGCCGGAGATCTCGTCGGCATATTTCGAGCCTTTGACGTTCTCGATGCTGATGAAGACGTCGCCCGTCGCCTCGTTCAGGTTCCTCAGGTCCTGCGGCCCGGTCTGTGGTGTCAGCGACACCACCACGCCTCGGAGCGCTTCGTTATAGGCCGCGGTGTCGATGCCATCGCCGCCGTCGAGGCTGTCCATCCCAGCGCCGCCGATCAGCGTATCGTCGCCGGCGCCACCTTCCAGCCGGTCGCTGCCGTCAATTCCGCGCAGCAGATCGTTGCCAGTGCCGCCGACGATCAGGTCATTGCCCGACGTGCCGGCAATCAGGTCGTTTCCGCCATTGGCATAGACATGCGCCCGCGACCAAGCCTCGTCGCCAGGCGAAATGATCGACACGATCTCGCCCGTCGCGCCGAAGGTCACGATCAGCATGCCGTCCTGGAACACCAGTTCGACTTGGGACGCGGTCGTGTTCGATGCCAATGCCGGTCCGCGGGCGATCGTCAGATAGGTCGTCGCGTCATAACCGACCGCAATG
This portion of the Phreatobacter stygius genome encodes:
- a CDS encoding HlyD family type I secretion periplasmic adaptor subunit, translating into MTGPAPIALPDAGANPAKASEAAEQDLSIRHLVRFGLLLVTVMVGGSGILAATVPLAGAVVSAGTVVVDSNVKTVQHPTGGVIGEIRVRDGSRVREGDLVIRLDDTVTRANLAVVVKQLNESYSRRGRLEAERDGLAFALPDELRPVADDLDVVRAFEGEGRLFSARLAARDGQRKQLAERIAQIREEILGLQSQEAARRKQVELIQRELVDVGGLFRRNLVPRTRMVELEREAARLAGEVGQFVAERARAEGRIAEAELQIIQIDQELRREVSTDLREVQGKIGELVERRIAAEDQLKRIDIRAPQTGYVHQLAYHTLGGVVQAGQPIMQIVPGEDALVIEIRIQPNDINHVVIGQSAFIRLTAFPQRTTPEVEGKVVRLSADVARDQQSQITFYTARVAVDEGELAKLQGLKIIPGMPAEVFVRTGDRTTFSYLMKPLTDQVMRAFREQ
- a CDS encoding type I secretion system permease/ATPase, with the translated sequence MRSLPNPASPRDPLGEVLAGYRGSLVWVGLFSGVMNVIMLAGSIYMLQVYDRVLASRSVPTLVGLTAMLLVVFLVQGLLDVVRQRILTRIGAAIDRRLAPRIFDLMVLIPVRAGLRQDALQPGRDLDAVRGFMSGLGPTTFFDLPWVPIFLLLCFLLHVWIGLTALVACVVLLAVTLLTDRATKEPTAIVSREAAARSGIAEGVKRNAETIVAMGMQKALVRRYQTTNGRFLEANEAASDVVTTYGAVSRIFRMFMQSAMLGLGAYLVILGQVSGGVMIAASILMGRALAPIELAVAHWKGFVAARQALARLRKTMAALGDGAEPMALPAPKRMLTVDQVFAAAPGAQEPIIQGISFSLLAGQALGIIGPSASGKSTLARVLTGSWLPLRGSLRLDGAELSQWSADARGGFIGYLAQDIGLFDGTVAENIARFQPDADPQAIVEAARATGADDVIRKLPAGYETRIGEGGIALSGGQRQRVALARALYGNPFLVVLDEPNANLDAEGEAAVTQAIRHIRDSGGIAIVVAHRPSAITAVDMVAVMKDGRVAAFGPKDEVLNKVLAPAKGTRSP